The following proteins are encoded in a genomic region of Synergistaceae bacterium:
- the amrA gene encoding AmmeMemoRadiSam system protein A — MAVQSAIMVPHPPLIIPEVGKGQERAIQDTINSCGRAASMLVELGPETIIVISPHSLMYSDYFHISPGISARGSFDSFGAGSVRFEVDYDAKFAAELSRQAELSGLSAGTLGERDKKLDHGTMVPLYFIQQAYGGSIKCRILRIGLSGQPLSEHYRLGMLIQKTAELLDRKVGIVASGDLSHVLKEDGPYGYREEGPVYDRRIMDVMSRAAFGELFDFSESFCKKAGECGHRSFMIMAGCFDGVSVRAEKLSYEGPFGVGYGVCVFLPEKPDANRKFLDLYLKKQKQDIKAGKGSEDPYVHLARKAVESYILHGKIIDVPDDLPDELLAKRAGTFVSLKKNGQLRGCIGTIAPTTNCIAEEIIRNAISASTQDPRFDPVSPAELDELVYSVDVLGQPEDIDSPKQLDVKRYGVIVSSGHKRGLLLPDLDGVDTVEEQISIAKQKAGIRDGEDVRLQRFEVVRHY; from the coding sequence ATGGCAGTACAGTCAGCGATAATGGTCCCGCATCCTCCGCTGATCATTCCGGAGGTAGGTAAGGGACAGGAGCGTGCAATACAGGATACCATCAACAGCTGCGGCAGGGCTGCAAGTATGCTCGTGGAGCTAGGGCCTGAGACAATTATAGTGATTTCCCCGCACAGCTTAATGTACTCAGATTATTTCCATATCTCGCCAGGTATATCTGCCAGAGGAAGTTTCGACAGCTTCGGTGCGGGAAGTGTGCGGTTTGAGGTGGACTACGATGCCAAGTTTGCAGCCGAGCTCAGCCGGCAGGCAGAACTGAGCGGATTATCGGCGGGCACTCTCGGTGAGCGGGATAAAAAGCTGGATCACGGGACAATGGTACCCCTGTATTTTATACAACAGGCGTATGGCGGCAGCATCAAATGCAGGATCCTGCGCATAGGTCTGTCGGGACAGCCTTTGTCAGAACACTACAGGCTAGGAATGCTTATACAGAAAACGGCGGAACTGCTTGACCGCAAGGTAGGGATAGTAGCCAGCGGAGATCTGTCACACGTACTCAAAGAAGACGGACCTTACGGCTATCGCGAAGAGGGTCCTGTTTATGACAGACGCATCATGGATGTTATGAGCCGGGCGGCTTTTGGAGAACTGTTTGATTTTTCGGAGTCATTCTGCAAAAAAGCCGGCGAATGCGGACACAGGTCATTTATGATAATGGCCGGATGCTTCGACGGTGTGTCTGTCCGTGCAGAGAAACTCTCATATGAGGGACCGTTCGGGGTGGGATACGGAGTATGTGTCTTCTTGCCTGAAAAACCGGACGCAAACAGAAAGTTTCTTGACCTGTACCTCAAAAAACAAAAGCAAGATATAAAAGCGGGGAAAGGATCTGAAGATCCATACGTACACCTTGCACGGAAAGCTGTGGAATCCTATATACTGCATGGCAAAATTATAGATGTCCCTGACGACCTGCCGGATGAATTACTTGCGAAACGTGCGGGAACCTTTGTCTCCCTGAAAAAGAATGGACAGCTTCGCGGCTGCATCGGCACAATAGCACCGACAACAAACTGTATTGCTGAGGAGATCATCAGGAATGCGATAAGTGCATCCACCCAGGATCCGCGCTTTGATCCTGTCTCCCCCGCCGAGTTGGATGAACTTGTCTACAGCGTTGACGTGCTGGGACAGCCGGAGGATATAGATTCCCCGAAACAGCTTGACGTGAAGAGATACGGAGTAATAGTCTCAAGCGGACACAAGCGCGGTTTGCTGCTGCCAGATCTTGACGGTGTGGATACGGTTGAAGAACAAATTTCCATAGCAAAACAGAAGGCAGGCATCCGTGACGGAGAGGATGTCCGGCTGCAACGTTTTGAAGTGGTACGGCATTATTAA
- a CDS encoding HAD-IC family P-type ATPase: MSDNQNFWNTQAAVLLRELKTSTEGLSSAEAQKRLAVYGANTIKNEHSTNTLSLLLSQFKSPIILILLAATGISVYMGNTVDASIILVIVLISGLLGFWQEFSAGTAMAKLLELVQIKATVLRDSKEEEISVEAIVPGDIIMLKAGDMVPGDCLICESVSMFVDEAALTGESYPVPKEPGILPVETVLSKRSNCLWMGTHVISGQGKAVVIQTGKKTQFGGISEQVKLRPPETEFERGIRQFGHFLMLITLLLVFSFLL, encoded by the coding sequence ATGTCCGATAATCAGAATTTTTGGAATACACAAGCAGCGGTTCTCCTTAGGGAACTAAAAACCAGCACGGAAGGTCTCTCGTCGGCTGAAGCGCAAAAAAGGCTGGCAGTTTACGGGGCGAACACTATTAAAAACGAGCATAGCACCAACACCCTTTCTCTGCTTCTATCTCAGTTTAAAAGCCCTATAATTCTGATCTTATTGGCTGCGACAGGAATTTCTGTCTATATGGGCAATACTGTAGATGCTTCAATTATTTTAGTTATAGTTCTTATAAGCGGTCTGCTGGGTTTCTGGCAGGAATTCAGCGCCGGCACTGCTATGGCAAAGCTGCTTGAATTGGTGCAGATCAAAGCGACCGTACTGCGTGATTCAAAAGAAGAAGAGATAAGCGTAGAGGCCATAGTCCCCGGAGATATAATAATGCTGAAGGCCGGGGACATGGTTCCAGGAGACTGCCTTATATGTGAATCAGTCTCGATGTTTGTAGACGAAGCCGCATTGACGGGGGAGAGCTATCCGGTTCCAAAAGAACCAGGAATATTGCCGGTAGAGACTGTACTCAGCAAAAGAAGCAACTGCCTGTGGATGGGGACTCATGTTATAAGCGGACAGGGCAAGGCCGTAGTGATACAGACAGGAAAAAAGACACAGTTTGGCGGCATATCTGAACAGGTGAAGCTAAGGCCTCCTGAGACAGAATTTGAACGCGGCATCAGGCAATTTGGTCATTTTCTGATGTTGATAACATTGTTGCTTGTTTTTTCATTTTTGCTGTGA
- a CDS encoding HAD-IC family P-type ATPase, whose product MVACFFIFAVNIILKKPILDSFMFSLALAVGLTPQLLPAIISVNLARGSKVMSEMKVIVKRLSSIENLGSMNVLCSDKTGTLTEGVVKLQETADFSGAHSDRVFTYAYLNAFFESGFINPIDAAIRNFKAPDITAFTKTGEEPYDFMRKRLSIMVSHKEGDIENKNIIITKGAFDKIIEVCTKAEAADGSIVDLESLRDDLHAKYLDYSNAGYRTLGLCYKEKDVDQAFDRTQEKDMVFLGFITLYDPPKQGVSETIKALKQLGISLKIITGDNQYVAKNMIKLIGLPGAKIMTGAELSATSDMALIHKANKVSVFAEVEPNQKERIILALKKTGNVVGYMGDGINDVSALHDADVSISVDSAVDVAKGAADIVLLEKDLNVLREGVIIGRKTFANTMKYVYMATSANFGNMFSMAGASMIMPILPLLPKQVLLTNLMTDFPEMTIATDSVDSESIKRPHRWDITFIRKFMLIFGLVSSIFDYITFGVLMYIVKASDVQFRTGWFTESVISAALIVLVIRSRRPFMKSRPSRQLTIATIVVAAATLILPYTPLAGLLEVVPLSANVYVYLFIIITIYIITTEFIKKIFYKLVKS is encoded by the coding sequence ATTGTTGCTTGTTTTTTCATTTTTGCTGTGAATATAATCTTAAAAAAACCGATACTGGACTCTTTTATGTTTTCTCTTGCTTTGGCTGTAGGCCTCACTCCGCAGCTGCTTCCGGCGATAATAAGCGTGAATCTCGCCCGCGGCAGCAAGGTCATGTCAGAGATGAAAGTCATCGTCAAACGCCTGTCCTCAATTGAAAATCTTGGAAGCATGAATGTACTGTGCTCCGATAAGACCGGCACTTTGACAGAAGGTGTTGTTAAACTGCAGGAGACGGCTGATTTTTCAGGTGCCCATAGTGACAGGGTATTCACTTATGCCTACCTGAATGCTTTTTTTGAATCCGGGTTTATCAACCCTATCGACGCTGCCATCAGAAACTTCAAAGCTCCTGATATAACGGCTTTTACAAAGACAGGTGAGGAACCCTATGATTTTATGCGTAAGAGGCTCAGCATCATGGTCTCGCATAAAGAGGGCGATATTGAAAATAAAAATATTATTATAACCAAGGGTGCGTTTGACAAGATAATAGAAGTCTGCACTAAGGCTGAAGCTGCAGATGGCAGCATCGTTGATCTGGAAAGTCTCAGGGATGACCTGCATGCTAAATATCTGGATTACAGCAATGCCGGTTACCGCACCTTGGGCCTCTGCTATAAAGAAAAGGATGTTGATCAGGCTTTTGACCGGACGCAGGAAAAAGATATGGTATTTTTGGGATTTATCACGTTGTACGACCCTCCAAAGCAGGGTGTATCGGAAACGATAAAAGCTCTCAAGCAACTCGGCATATCGCTTAAAATTATTACCGGTGATAATCAGTACGTGGCAAAAAATATGATTAAACTTATAGGGCTGCCGGGAGCAAAAATTATGACAGGTGCTGAGCTTAGTGCAACAAGCGACATGGCCCTCATACACAAAGCCAACAAGGTCAGCGTGTTCGCCGAAGTGGAGCCCAATCAGAAGGAGCGCATAATTTTAGCGCTGAAAAAGACAGGCAACGTCGTTGGCTACATGGGCGATGGCATTAACGATGTATCCGCGCTTCATGACGCCGATGTGAGCATTTCTGTCGACAGCGCGGTTGATGTTGCGAAGGGTGCGGCTGATATCGTGTTGCTCGAGAAGGACCTTAATGTTCTGCGTGAGGGGGTAATAATTGGCAGGAAGACATTTGCCAATACCATGAAATATGTCTATATGGCTACGAGCGCCAATTTTGGTAATATGTTCAGCATGGCAGGTGCATCCATGATCATGCCCATTTTGCCACTGCTGCCGAAGCAGGTGCTGCTTACAAACCTGATGACCGATTTTCCGGAAATGACGATAGCTACTGACAGTGTAGACAGCGAAAGCATCAAGAGGCCCCATCGCTGGGATATCACGTTTATCAGGAAGTTTATGCTTATTTTTGGTTTGGTGAGCTCCATTTTTGATTATATTACATTCGGAGTTTTGATGTATATCGTAAAAGCCTCTGATGTCCAGTTCAGAACAGGCTGGTTCACGGAATCTGTAATTTCGGCAGCACTTATTGTACTTGTCATCAGAAGCAGGCGGCCTTTTATGAAATCCAGGCCCAGCAGGCAGCTGACAATTGCCACTATCGTGGTAGCAGCGGCAACACTTATACTGCCATATACGCCGCTTGCCGGGTTGCTGGAAGTTGTACCTCTGTCAGCTAATGTATATGTGTATTTGTTTATAATAATTACAATATATATCATAACAACCGAATTTATTAAAAAAATATTTTATAAATTAGTCAAATCTTAA
- a CDS encoding MFS transporter: MSESRLKIFIGITSAAAISMLGVGIVASGLPARVITLSGGDASLVGLLASSFALPYIFLQVPLGNLSDRYGFKPFLLFGYLLSTVSGIIYYFADSPMPIFIGRAVQGAGEIPVWATAPAIISIAYPDHKGKMIGIYTAAAYIMLSVGPLLVPSMPGIFGERGGFLLFSSLCFLAFLIVFFTQKNRRAEPGSKKDPFEIKKAVELLSDVPVRIVLLGIFLYGCGQGLLFSIAPGWLVTARQYGAMDIGILFSAYYLFIAGAQFFYGPLSDRYGREIFMIMGLTCSALSWALFPYTGKLFATLLLGISAGSLGGFFVSSMAFLNEKAPDSLKGTISGSYYLFWGMGYFLGPIMWGVFGSMLGMQKSFFAFSAFLLLAAATIYIIWRKGSRVRSV, translated from the coding sequence TTGTCTGAAAGCCGTTTGAAAATATTTATCGGCATTACCTCCGCAGCAGCTATATCTATGCTGGGAGTAGGCATAGTCGCGTCGGGGCTGCCGGCAAGAGTGATAACACTTTCAGGGGGGGATGCCTCCCTTGTCGGACTTCTGGCTTCAAGTTTCGCCCTTCCTTACATCTTTCTTCAGGTACCTTTAGGAAACCTCTCTGACCGCTACGGATTCAAGCCTTTTCTGCTCTTTGGCTACTTGCTATCGACAGTCTCAGGCATTATTTATTACTTTGCCGACTCACCCATGCCGATATTCATCGGGCGCGCAGTCCAGGGAGCGGGGGAGATCCCTGTCTGGGCAACGGCGCCAGCGATAATCTCAATAGCATATCCGGACCATAAGGGGAAAATGATAGGAATATACACAGCTGCAGCATATATCATGCTCTCAGTCGGACCGCTCCTTGTCCCGAGCATGCCCGGCATTTTCGGGGAAAGGGGAGGCTTTCTCCTTTTCAGTTCATTATGTTTTCTGGCTTTCCTGATAGTTTTCTTTACCCAGAAGAACAGGAGGGCTGAGCCTGGAAGCAAAAAGGATCCTTTTGAGATCAAAAAAGCCGTCGAGCTTCTCTCCGATGTCCCTGTAAGGATAGTGCTGCTTGGGATCTTCCTCTACGGCTGCGGTCAGGGGCTCCTCTTCAGCATAGCCCCCGGATGGCTTGTAACTGCCAGACAGTACGGCGCGATGGACATAGGCATCCTCTTTTCTGCATATTACCTTTTCATAGCCGGCGCACAGTTTTTTTACGGTCCTCTCTCTGACAGGTATGGAAGGGAGATCTTCATGATAATGGGGCTTACCTGTTCCGCCCTCTCATGGGCGCTTTTCCCATACACAGGAAAGCTCTTTGCCACTTTGCTGCTCGGCATCTCCGCGGGATCCCTGGGGGGCTTTTTCGTCTCCTCCATGGCATTTCTCAACGAAAAAGCTCCGGACAGCCTTAAAGGGACCATTTCAGGATCCTATTATCTTTTCTGGGGCATGGGGTATTTTCTGGGACCGATAATGTGGGGAGTTTTCGGATCGATGCTCGGAATGCAAAAGAGCTTTTTCGCCTTCAGTGCTTTCCTTCTTTTGGCCGCAGCGACGATTTATATTATATGGCGAAAAGGATCACGAGTCAGATCTGTTTAG
- the purE gene encoding 5-(carboxyamino)imidazole ribonucleotide mutase, with translation MPSPIVGIIMGSASDIPIAEKGTSVLEELNIPFEVAIASAHRTPDDVAKYARNAKARGIEVIIAIAGLSAALPGVVAAATTLPVIGVPVKGGALDGLDALLSITQMPPGVPVASMGLNGAKNACLMAARIIATHDTYLSERLDEWIIKAARQVTDSRAKLDTLPAAPPEAYR, from the coding sequence ATGCCATCGCCAATAGTTGGGATCATTATGGGCTCTGCGTCTGACATCCCTATAGCAGAAAAAGGCACTTCCGTACTTGAAGAGCTCAATATCCCGTTTGAGGTCGCTATCGCATCAGCGCACCGTACACCGGACGATGTCGCAAAATACGCCAGGAACGCAAAAGCCCGCGGCATAGAGGTCATCATCGCGATAGCAGGGCTTTCTGCGGCACTTCCGGGAGTCGTCGCCGCCGCAACAACCCTGCCTGTCATCGGCGTCCCCGTCAAAGGAGGGGCGCTCGACGGACTCGACGCGCTCCTCTCCATAACACAGATGCCGCCAGGCGTTCCCGTCGCTTCAATGGGACTCAACGGCGCAAAAAATGCATGCCTTATGGCTGCGCGCATAATAGCGACACACGACACATATCTCTCAGAGAGGCTGGATGAGTGGATCATAAAAGCAGCACGGCAGGTAACGGACAGCAGGGCAAAACTTGATACACTGCCGGCCGCACCACCGGAAGCATACCGTTGA
- the purD gene encoding phosphoribosylamine--glycine ligase — protein sequence MKVMVLGGGGREHAVVHAFSKSNIVTQIHCCPGNPGIAKLAVCHDGDPCKPGEMTALCRRLGIDLVFVGPEAPLVAGTADALRKAGILVMGPGKLGAQLEGSKAFSKQFMVRHGIPTSAFDCCNNMDACRRALEKRSAPYVVKADGLAAGKGAFLTDTFEDAMTVCSIMLEDMLLGPAGRTIVIEDFVEGQEMTVLAVTDGETVRILPSSQDHKRALDGDKGNNTGGMGAYSPVPWVDEAFLKKISDKVMMPTLNGLKSDGIPFCGIIYAGLMVKPDGSLSVLEYNVRLGDPEAQVVLPVFEGDFGEVILACCKGDLAKVEWPDPRRYALGVVMASGGYPDKYETGVKITFLQEDIPDTYVYHAGTSFDANGDLVTSGGRVFTVVGIADTLQAARDLAYKRVKTVHFLNAHYRNDIGDKSLKGACK from the coding sequence ATGAAAGTTATGGTGCTCGGCGGAGGCGGCAGGGAACATGCCGTAGTCCACGCATTCTCAAAATCAAACATAGTGACTCAGATCCACTGCTGCCCCGGCAATCCCGGAATAGCAAAGCTCGCGGTATGCCACGACGGCGACCCATGCAAACCCGGAGAGATGACAGCGCTTTGCAGGAGGCTTGGGATAGACCTGGTGTTCGTGGGACCGGAAGCCCCTCTTGTCGCAGGTACAGCAGATGCTCTCAGGAAAGCCGGTATACTCGTCATGGGGCCCGGGAAACTCGGAGCACAGCTCGAAGGGAGCAAGGCATTTTCAAAGCAGTTTATGGTAAGGCACGGGATACCTACATCCGCCTTCGACTGCTGCAATAACATGGATGCCTGTCGCAGGGCGCTTGAAAAACGCAGCGCACCATACGTCGTAAAAGCTGACGGACTTGCGGCTGGCAAGGGCGCCTTCCTCACTGACACATTTGAAGATGCCATGACGGTATGCAGTATCATGCTCGAAGATATGCTCCTCGGCCCTGCAGGCAGGACAATAGTGATAGAAGATTTCGTCGAAGGGCAGGAAATGACGGTACTTGCCGTCACGGACGGCGAGACCGTCCGGATACTCCCTTCAAGCCAGGACCATAAGCGCGCGCTGGACGGAGACAAGGGAAACAACACTGGGGGAATGGGCGCCTATTCCCCCGTCCCATGGGTAGACGAAGCTTTTTTGAAAAAGATAAGCGACAAAGTCATGATGCCTACGTTAAACGGACTCAAAAGCGACGGGATCCCATTCTGCGGGATCATATACGCAGGCTTAATGGTAAAGCCCGACGGCTCTCTGTCGGTGCTAGAATACAACGTACGCCTCGGAGACCCTGAGGCACAGGTGGTTTTGCCTGTATTCGAAGGCGACTTCGGAGAAGTGATCCTTGCCTGCTGTAAAGGCGATCTGGCAAAAGTCGAATGGCCGGATCCCAGGCGGTATGCACTGGGCGTCGTAATGGCTTCCGGCGGATATCCCGATAAATATGAGACGGGCGTTAAGATAACATTTCTCCAGGAAGATATCCCTGACACATATGTCTACCATGCGGGCACATCTTTCGATGCTAACGGGGATCTGGTGACATCGGGGGGGCGGGTATTCACCGTTGTAGGCATTGCAGACACCCTGCAGGCAGCCCGGGATCTCGCGTATAAACGAGTCAAAACGGTCCATTTCCTGAATGCCCATTACAGAAATGACATTGGAGACAAATCACTGAAGGGGGCTTGCAAATAA
- the purH gene encoding bifunctional phosphoribosylaminoimidazolecarboxamide formyltransferase/IMP cyclohydrolase has protein sequence METRKALISVWDKTGILELAKGLAAHGYEIVSSSGTAKHLEEGGVKVTEVVEMTGLPAILGGRVKTLHPAVMGGILARRGLAQDDEDRKKFNIPLIDVVVCTLYPFEETAKSGADLDQLIEKIDIGGVSLIRAGAKNYYHVAVITDIADYPRVLEELEKKQEFTMEFKQELALKAFRVTASYDATIYKGLCTEIGVADDTDDDKILPLRKVQDLRYGENPHQHAALFLPPLEGQPFEQHSGKELSYNNLLDLDTLLRGCSIFQDLCACTIVKHTTPCGTAHADTPAKAFRKALECDPVSAFGGIIGFTRRVDMETVHAITETFFEIVAAPAYAEGVIKYFSEKKPNLRVLTITPGYAPRLQITGNRCGFLVQEDILPPLPEQNCGKWVGTPRPECWDDIIFAWKTAAITKSNSIVLVRDGAAVGIGGGFTNRVDAAAYALRLAGAKAKGAVLASDAFFPFPDSIELAAKEGVIAVIQPGGSIRDNEVAKRAEELGISMFVGGSRTFRH, from the coding sequence ATGGAAACCAGGAAAGCGCTTATTTCCGTATGGGATAAGACGGGGATTCTGGAGCTTGCAAAGGGGCTCGCGGCTCACGGGTATGAGATAGTCTCAAGCTCCGGCACAGCAAAGCACCTTGAAGAAGGCGGAGTAAAGGTGACTGAAGTCGTCGAGATGACAGGGCTCCCAGCGATACTCGGCGGGAGAGTAAAGACACTCCATCCGGCGGTAATGGGAGGTATCCTAGCTCGCCGCGGACTTGCCCAGGATGACGAGGACCGCAAAAAATTCAATATACCTCTCATCGACGTCGTCGTATGCACCCTGTATCCATTTGAAGAGACTGCAAAGAGCGGCGCCGACCTCGACCAGCTGATAGAAAAAATAGACATAGGCGGAGTATCTCTTATTCGCGCAGGCGCAAAAAACTACTATCACGTAGCAGTGATCACTGATATCGCAGACTACCCGCGCGTCCTTGAGGAACTTGAGAAGAAACAGGAGTTCACAATGGAATTCAAACAGGAGCTGGCTCTTAAGGCATTCCGCGTGACTGCCTCATACGACGCCACCATATACAAGGGACTATGCACGGAGATCGGCGTTGCTGACGATACCGACGATGACAAGATCCTGCCGCTGCGAAAGGTACAGGATCTACGCTACGGGGAGAACCCCCATCAGCATGCGGCACTGTTCCTGCCGCCGCTTGAGGGACAGCCGTTTGAACAGCACTCAGGCAAAGAGCTCTCATACAACAATCTGCTCGACCTTGATACCTTGCTTCGCGGCTGTTCCATATTCCAGGATCTATGCGCATGCACCATAGTCAAGCACACGACGCCCTGCGGCACTGCACACGCAGACACTCCTGCCAAGGCATTCCGCAAGGCACTCGAATGCGACCCCGTCTCAGCATTCGGAGGCATCATCGGGTTCACCCGCCGCGTAGATATGGAGACGGTCCATGCCATCACCGAGACATTCTTTGAAATCGTAGCCGCTCCGGCATACGCCGAGGGAGTTATAAAATATTTCTCAGAAAAAAAACCGAACCTGCGCGTACTGACGATCACGCCGGGCTACGCCCCGAGGCTCCAGATTACAGGCAACCGCTGCGGATTCCTGGTACAGGAGGACATCCTTCCTCCCCTTCCGGAACAGAACTGCGGCAAATGGGTCGGGACACCAAGACCCGAATGCTGGGATGATATCATCTTTGCATGGAAAACTGCCGCGATAACTAAGAGCAACTCTATCGTGCTCGTCAGGGACGGCGCTGCTGTAGGAATAGGCGGAGGCTTCACGAACAGAGTTGATGCCGCGGCCTATGCGCTCAGGCTCGCCGGCGCTAAGGCTAAAGGGGCTGTGCTTGCTTCCGATGCGTTCTTCCCATTCCCGGACTCAATAGAGCTTGCGGCAAAAGAGGGCGTGATCGCAGTCATTCAGCCCGGCGGTTCGATCCGTGACAATGAAGTCGCAAAACGTGCCGAAGAACTCGGCATAAGCATGTTCGTCGGCGGAAGCCGCACGTTCAGGCACTAA
- the purN gene encoding phosphoribosylglycinamide formyltransferase, translating into MYVPRIAILISGTGTNMEALLKACITGELPAQVSFVGSDRIDAKGLKTAAALGAPTRVFFYDKDGRQAAEKSIANAIEETHTDWIVLAGFMRVLSPGFVRRFEGRIINIHPSLLPSFPGANGIKDAWDAGVTETGVTVHIVDEEVDHGPILAQVKVERKPDDTIETLEERIHAAEHKIYKAALKKFLEENPITIAKGEE; encoded by the coding sequence ATGTACGTCCCGCGCATAGCGATACTTATATCAGGCACAGGAACAAACATGGAAGCCCTTCTTAAGGCATGCATCACCGGAGAGCTTCCCGCCCAGGTATCATTTGTAGGGAGCGACCGTATAGACGCAAAGGGACTGAAAACTGCCGCCGCACTGGGAGCGCCGACGCGGGTCTTCTTCTATGACAAGGATGGACGGCAAGCTGCAGAAAAATCCATAGCAAATGCAATAGAGGAAACACATACGGACTGGATAGTCCTTGCTGGCTTCATGCGTGTTCTCTCGCCTGGATTTGTGAGGCGGTTTGAAGGAAGGATCATAAACATCCACCCGTCGCTTCTTCCTTCCTTCCCCGGAGCTAACGGGATAAAGGACGCCTGGGATGCCGGTGTCACAGAGACAGGAGTCACAGTCCACATCGTAGATGAAGAAGTCGACCACGGCCCGATACTCGCACAGGTAAAAGTGGAGAGAAAGCCAGACGACACGATCGAAACACTTGAAGAACGCATACATGCAGCCGAACACAAAATCTATAAGGCAGCCCTCAAAAAATTTTTAGAGGAGAATCCGATAACTATTGCCAAAGGAGAGGAATGA